The DNA window TGTGGACGCTGAGCTGCAACGCTGCATTTCCCGAACCCCAGATGCAACAGCACTTCGGGAACACGCCGTGCGGGCGGGAATGCGAAGTTTGCGGGATGCGGGACGGCGGGCACTTGCTGCTGGCCTGACCAGTCCGGATGAGGTGTTTCGGGTCACGCGAAATCTGGAAGACCTGCGCTGTCTGACCGCTGTGAGCGCAGAGCTGTGAAAGCTGTATGCAAAAGGGCGAGCGCTGGCGTTGCACTTATCGAAATATGCGTGGTGCTGGCCGTGGTGAGCCTTGCTGGAGTCTTTGCCATGGAACACCTTGTTCAGCAGGGGCGGCAGCAGATTCGGCAGCATCAGGAAGCAGAAGCCATGGCCCTTGTGCATGAGCTTCATCAGATGCTGCACATTCGGTGCGCACAGAAGGCATCCTTTCCCTTGCGGGGCGACTGTTCTGACCGTTTGCCCCGGGGAGAATGGAGGCTGACTGTGCTGAGTGGAGAGACGTGGCCCGGCTACGTCACAATTCAAATTGTATGGGGACAGGAGCACGAGATGGACTGGACAGGAAATGTCCCGCTTTAGGGCCGCTTCGAGCGGGATGACGCTTATTGAACTTGTGGTGGCCGTGAGCATTGCTTCGCTTTTGCTGACAGGGTTGTTCGGAGCATATGTTTCTTTGGAAAAATCCCGGCGGGAAAACCGGGAACGTCAGTATGCAGAAATGCAGGCGTGGGGTATTCAGCTCCAGATTGCCAGGGACTTGCAGTCGCTTGCTGTTCACAACAGCTCTGGAGATTTTCGGGCGACAAAGGCCCTGCGTTTTTTGGGAAAAAATGCCAACGGCATTGCCTCTGAGCACTACAGCACTGCAGATCGCACGCTTGTCCTGTCCTTTGCCAGCCGAAACAGTGAACTGTGGCCTGCGACAGATTCCCTGTGCTCCCGGTGCAGTCAGATCGAGGGCGTGCAAAAGATTCGCTATGAGCTGACAGGGCCAGACCTGAATCAAAATTGCAGACTGATTCGTACTGAGTGCCCATATGCGTTTTTGCCAGACGCAGGGCATGGAACAGAGACGCTGTACTCAAAGAAGATTCGTTCGTTTTCTCTCAGCTTTTTT is part of the Desulfobaculum bizertense DSM 18034 genome and encodes:
- a CDS encoding type II secretion system protein produces the protein MKAVCKRASAGVALIEICVVLAVVSLAGVFAMEHLVQQGRQQIRQHQEAEAMALVHELHQMLHIRCAQKASFPLRGDCSDRLPRGEWRLTVLSGETWPGYVTIQIVWGQEHEMDWTGNVPL
- a CDS encoding PulJ/GspJ family protein, translated to MSRFRAASSGMTLIELVVAVSIASLLLTGLFGAYVSLEKSRRENRERQYAEMQAWGIQLQIARDLQSLAVHNSSGDFRATKALRFLGKNANGIASEHYSTADRTLVLSFASRNSELWPATDSLCSRCSQIEGVQKIRYELTGPDLNQNCRLIRTECPYAFLPDAGHGTETLYSKKIRSFSLSFFDASGIEWESWDSLCAKEKCTALLPQCLRLSFSLGLSNEKVLEFSYLVELPNYDVAEMVRE